The Topomyia yanbarensis strain Yona2022 chromosome 3, ASM3024719v1, whole genome shotgun sequence nucleotide sequence AAGAAACTGCCGCTGCTACCATCGGTTCAGGATTTGCAAATGGGAATCCCCAGGATTAACTATGGTGCTTGGAATTTGGGTTATCCGCGGGACATCGATTTCGTATCGATGAACAAAGAATCGGTTAAATCATTGCtgagcaatttttttaaatattacgcCAATTTTGAATATGAGACAAATTTGATTTCTCCGTACGTTGGCCGCCTGTGCAGTGTACAGGAGATGAAACAGTCCAAGGTACGGGAACTGCAACCGTATTACCGGGCTGTGGGACACCAGAACTATCCGAAGTTTAATTTTGGTACGATGATATCGATTCAAGACCCGTTTGAGTTGAATCTCAACATCGGCGGAGTTTGCAATTCCACTGCACACTTTCAACAGTTCAAATTGAGCTTCAAACAAGCCCATGAAGTTTGCTGTGCAACGAGCACAGAGCCGTTTAATAAAATGTTGGAAAGTCTGTTTACTAATGTAAAACGCTATCAAAAACCTGGTAAAGCTGGCGCAAATCCGACCAATAACCAAGCCAATAACGGTACAATACAGAAAGAACTAGGGCAAGTTGGCCATTGGAAAATTTGTCGACTGCTGCCGATTGAATACGAACTATTCATTGTTCGACAGATCCTTCTAGCTAAACTCACCGATAAAGAAAGCGTCATTACCGAACGTCAAATCAAGGATATGTGGGCCGACTGCATGCTGGATTTCATCGAGGATATTCTGCAGAAAATTTACCTCTGCACTTTGACACCTTTACCGGATGCGGACCCCGCCTCGAGCGTTCCCATTAGTATCAACAAAAAAGACCTACGCACTTTCCAACTAACTTCTGAACGTCAAGTAATCTTCAAACGTCCTCGGCTGCAATTTTCTAACGAAGAGGAACTGAACAACGAAATCGCCATCAGTAAGGCTCGATGGACGATGAACAGACCGCTCGTCTTCTCGACCCGGGTGGACATGTTCAAGACACAGGATGCCATTGAGTTTCACATCACCGAAGAACAACGCAAGAATGGTTCGATTCGAGTATTTGTCGAAACCTGTTTCCTCCCCCAGGTCAGAAAGTGCATCGGCGGCTACTTCAAGCTGATGCTGTCCAAGACTGAGGAAAAAAGTAAAGCACAGGCAACAAAATCAGCAGCAATGCAGTGAATTGTGGTTTGGATTACATTCGGATATGTTTCTTTTTTACGATTAGGTTTCAAAGCTTAGCAAAATCAGAGCTAAATTATTTAAACTGTCGACATCTTAGTgtgaggtttttttttattatctgttctttaGGACAGAACAAAAGTGAATCACGATCTGAGGTTTTCAGCACCCTAACCTCTTTTAATGAAATAAAGGAATGATTGCGTAATATCAATTTTGTTGTATGATCGATTTGATAACATGACAAAGAACAATTCCGTcatttagaaaaactgcaatttTCGTCGGAAGTGtcaacaaataaattaaatttgataTTAATGTACTAAGCCCAGTGCTGGATCTAGGAATTCGTCAATTCTCCCATCTTTTGCATCAAAGCCGAACTGAGTGAAATGAACGCAAATGCTCCTTCTTCCGGCAAAGGAAAATTGCTTAGAAAATCTCCCTTCTCGTTAAGTCCAAAATCGTCGATACGGGTCATTGGTGTATTATCGGCTACCTTCCTCGCGGCATCCAATAACGGTTCCAGTGGATGTACGGGCATTGAGCGAAATGGACCTACCATTTGGTGGTGCAGTAGATAGCCCATCAACGCTAGGGCATAATCGTTCCGTATTCCCTTGGCTCGGATGCAGCACTTTTGGTCGATCTGAGACAACGCTTCAACCCATCGGCAGGCCAATCGCAGCTCCGGGTAGGATTTCATTGAACGAAGATAACTTCTTGACAGGAAGAGGAAAAACTCAAATTG carries:
- the LOC131688634 gene encoding uncharacterized protein LOC131688634, with translation MADDQQPGPSQASASGKNKNQTGQEQNQSQSHGRKRKLSTKQARANKRDGPTEEELDAERLRCMLEPVLETLRGLETRNEGEVMRALITTLQPSQVEIEMALNNVKMDLDNVLPFPNNNYMIYDFGSIKSGLAFRDSDLDFYVHYENNSESPPDQKKLIHVICGRMARDPNFYNLTKILGAKVPLLRAVHGPTNLTCDINFCNARGCYNSKFIHAITRFDHRIHKLAVIVKFWAKCAFLLTNHRQMNTYCIIMMLIFYLQTKKLPLLPSVQDLQMGIPRINYGAWNLGYPRDIDFVSMNKESVKSLLSNFFKYYANFEYETNLISPYVGRLCSVQEMKQSKVRELQPYYRAVGHQNYPKFNFGTMISIQDPFELNLNIGGVCNSTAHFQQFKLSFKQAHEVCCATSTEPFNKMLESLFTNVKRYQKPGKAGANPTNNQANNGTIQKELGQVGHWKICRLLPIEYELFIVRQILLAKLTDKESVITERQIKDMWADCMLDFIEDILQKIYLCTLTPLPDADPASSVPISINKKDLRTFQLTSERQVIFKRPRLQFSNEEELNNEIAISKARWTMNRPLVFSTRVDMFKTQDAIEFHITEEQRKNGSIRVFVETCFLPQVRKCIGGYFKLMLSKTEEKSKAQATKSAAMQ